One Streptomyces sp. RPA4-2 genomic window carries:
- a CDS encoding nucleotidyltransferase domain-containing protein yields the protein MRSEALVRDHTIYSCVMGSRAFGLATDDSDTDRRGVFLAPAPLFWRFEKPPTHVEGPAEEQFSWELERFCVLALRANPNILECLHSPLVEYADDTGRALLALREAFLSRRVHETFARYAQGQRKKLEADVRRYGAPRWKHAMHLLRLLMSSRDLLRTGALTLDVGEQREPLLAVKRGEVPWSRVEAWMSRLAAETDEADARSPLPAEPDHARVEDFLVGARRASARRADPGVRQTHPDDERVQGVVHGRGVRQR from the coding sequence ATGCGATCCGAGGCCCTGGTGCGCGACCACACGATCTACTCCTGCGTGATGGGGTCGCGCGCCTTCGGCCTGGCCACCGACGACAGCGACACGGACCGCCGGGGCGTGTTCCTCGCCCCGGCCCCCCTGTTCTGGCGCTTCGAGAAGCCGCCGACACACGTCGAGGGCCCGGCCGAGGAGCAGTTCAGCTGGGAGCTGGAGCGGTTCTGCGTCCTCGCGCTGCGCGCCAATCCGAACATCCTGGAGTGCCTCCACTCCCCCCTCGTCGAGTACGCCGACGACACGGGCCGCGCGCTGCTCGCCCTGCGCGAGGCCTTCCTCTCCCGCCGGGTCCACGAGACGTTCGCCCGCTACGCGCAGGGCCAGCGCAAGAAGCTGGAAGCCGACGTCCGCCGGTACGGCGCCCCACGCTGGAAGCACGCGATGCACCTGCTCCGCCTCCTCATGTCCTCCCGCGACCTGCTGCGCACCGGCGCCCTGACCCTCGACGTCGGCGAGCAGCGCGAACCGCTGCTCGCCGTCAAGCGGGGCGAGGTCCCGTGGAGCCGGGTGGAGGCGTGGATGAGCCGCCTGGCCGCGGAGACCGACGAGGCCGACGCGCGCAGTCCGCTGCCGGCCGAGCCGGACCACGCCCGCGTCGAGGACTTCCTGGTCGGTGCGCGCCGCGCCTCAGCCCGTCGCGCCGACCCCGGCGTCCGCCAGACGCACCCGGACGACGAGCGCGTGCAGGGCGTCGTGCACGGACGGGGCGTCCGGCAGCGCTGA
- a CDS encoding nucleotidyltransferase domain-containing protein, which yields MDDVLDIDLSGVVAEQPDPVLFATISGAHLYGFPSRDSDVDLRGVHLLPTAELVGLREPEETRSRMWDRDGVEMDLVTHDLRKFVRLMLRRNGYVLEQLLSPLVVHTGEAHRELVSLAPGTLTRHHAHHYRGFATTQWRLFGKTGELKPLLYTFRVLLTGIHLMRSGEVQADLRALVEEAGAPSYLPDLMAAKTEREHGAADVDHAWVADDVARLHALLDAAQQASALPDAPSVHDALHALVVRVRLADAGVGATG from the coding sequence ATCGACGACGTCCTGGACATCGACCTCTCGGGGGTGGTGGCCGAGCAGCCCGACCCGGTGCTGTTCGCCACCATCTCCGGGGCACACCTGTACGGCTTCCCCTCGCGCGACTCCGACGTCGACCTGCGGGGCGTTCACCTGCTGCCGACGGCCGAGCTGGTCGGGCTGCGCGAACCGGAGGAGACCCGGTCGCGGATGTGGGACCGGGACGGTGTCGAGATGGACCTCGTCACCCACGACCTGCGCAAGTTCGTACGCCTGATGCTGCGGCGCAACGGCTACGTGCTGGAGCAGCTGCTCTCGCCCCTGGTCGTGCACACCGGTGAGGCCCACCGCGAGCTGGTCTCGCTCGCGCCGGGGACTCTCACCCGTCATCACGCCCACCACTACCGGGGGTTCGCCACGACGCAGTGGCGGCTCTTCGGGAAGACCGGTGAACTCAAGCCGCTGCTCTACACGTTCCGGGTGCTGCTCACCGGCATCCACCTGATGCGCAGCGGCGAGGTGCAGGCCGATCTGCGCGCGCTCGTCGAGGAGGCGGGCGCTCCCTCGTACCTGCCGGATCTGATGGCGGCGAAGACGGAGCGGGAGCACGGGGCCGCGGACGTCGACCACGCGTGGGTGGCGGACGACGTGGCGCGGCTGCACGCCCTGCTGGACGCGGCCCAGCAGGCCTCAGCGCTGCCGGACGCCCCGTCCGTGCACGACGCCCTGCACGCGCTCGTCGTCCGGGTGCGTCTGGCGGACGCCGGGGTCGGCGCGACGGGCTGA